Part of the Shewanella eurypsychrophilus genome is shown below.
TATGACGACAGTGATTTTTGCCTGGCTTAACTATCGATTAATGACGAGTTCAACTTTAGCTGAGTCTGACCGCTACGGTTGGAAAATGAAGTGCCTGTCCATGGTAGGAATGACATATCTCATAGGCTTTGCTTTGCTCTACTCTTTATCTATTGGATGATGACAAAATAAGGAAATATATTATGACATTAAGAAGCATATTTTCTGCCCGCCGAGTAACCAAGAAGGGTATCGGTATGTTAGCGAGTTTATTACTTAGCCTGCTAGCTAGCCAGAACGCTTTTGCTGAATTTCCCTCCCCAAAGGATGAGCAGGAAAATAAACAAGCAACCACGAATACGAAGTCTGTTGAACAAATTCAGAGCATTGAAGTTGCAATCAAGAATGCCATAGATAAATCACTGCAACCCTTTAGTGGCAGCGTACTATTATTTCAAAATGGCAGACCTTTACTCAGTTTGAATAAAGGTAGAGGGGTTAATCAAAGAACCAGCTTCGTCATCGCCTCACTCTCCAAACAGATAACGGCCACACTCGTTTTACGTGCTGTTGATGCTGGCAACTTAGACTTAAATAACTCTCTCAATAGCTACTTGTTTGCAAACTCAAATGTATATGATCAAAACCAGCAAAATGAGACTGAAGAGAGCGAAGATTTTGATGCGAAATTTGAAACAGTGACACAAGAAGAAGACATCACCGAAACAGTTATAAACCCGGCAACAAATGAAATTAATGAACAAGAATTAACTGAATCTGCGAGTAAACAGCAGACTAACTGCCAACCTAGCCCCTCGACCATCTACGGCATAGATACAGAACTACAACAGACACATAGCCAGTTTAACCCCAAAAGGTACAATGAAAACATCACCCTACACCACCTTCTTAGCCATACATCTGGTGTAGATAAACTGGGTAGACCTAACCTTTTCGAACCAGGCAGTCAATTTTCGTACTCCAATTTAGGTTACTCCCTATTGGCTGAAGTGCTTGAACAGGTTAATCAGCAAAGCTTTGCACAGCAGCTCGCCGTGTTTTCACAGGCTAATGGTTTAGGCGGCCTTTACGCGGAGGTTGGCACCATAGACAATATTCGCCAGCGAGCCCCTTCCCTCGCAATCGGGCTCAATGAAGCGGGCAATACATTAACGCCATCGGGTCTGGAGATAACACCATCTTTACTCCCCGCTGGCGGACTCATTTCGACCGTCAAAGCCTTCGCAACCTTTCAGCAGAAACTGCACTCAGGTAAGTTG
Proteins encoded:
- a CDS encoding serine hydrolase domain-containing protein; this translates as MTLRSIFSARRVTKKGIGMLASLLLSLLASQNAFAEFPSPKDEQENKQATTNTKSVEQIQSIEVAIKNAIDKSLQPFSGSVLLFQNGRPLLSLNKGRGVNQRTSFVIASLSKQITATLVLRAVDAGNLDLNNSLNSYLFANSNVYDQNQQNETEESEDFDAKFETVTQEEDITETVINPATNEINEQELTESASKQQTNCQPSPSTIYGIDTELQQTHSQFNPKRYNENITLHHLLSHTSGVDKLGRPNLFEPGSQFSYSNLGYSLLAEVLEQVNQQSFAQQLAVFSQANGLGGLYAEVGTIDNIRQRAPSLAIGLNEAGNTLTPSGLEITPSLLPAGGLISTVKAFATFQQKLHSGKLMTPHSYELMTRSHTGIKFLWPDMSYGYGLRINREDNITEYSHTGYLAGYMSMTLHYPEFNMDLVMLENISLSLNDLDRVFELHNKIRSIIRQSLIHRKSLESKSS